The following proteins come from a genomic window of Mariniflexile sp. TRM1-10:
- the pdhA gene encoding pyruvate dehydrogenase (acetyl-transferring) E1 component subunit alpha: MQKITKEVYLKWYEDMLFWRKFEDKLAAVYIQQKVRGFLHLYNGQEAVLAGALHAMDLTKDKMITAYRNHVQPIGMGVDPRRVMAELYGKVTGTSKGMGGSMHIFSKEHRFYGGHGIVGGQIPLGAGIAFGDKYHGVDGVTLCCFGDGAARQGSLHETFNLAMLWNLPVVFVCENNGYAMGTSVERTANHTEIWKLGLGYNMPCGPVDGMNPIKVAEAFDEAIQRARKGGGPTFLELKTYRYRGHSMSDAQHYRTKDEVEEYKKIDPITQVKDIILEKKYATEDDIKVIDKRVKDLVAECEKFAEESPYPETQQLYDMVYEQEDYPFIKHKI; encoded by the coding sequence ATGCAAAAAATCACAAAAGAGGTTTACCTCAAATGGTATGAAGACATGTTATTCTGGAGAAAGTTTGAAGATAAACTAGCTGCCGTTTACATTCAACAAAAAGTAAGAGGATTTCTTCATTTATACAACGGTCAAGAAGCTGTTTTAGCAGGTGCTTTACATGCTATGGATTTGACAAAAGACAAAATGATTACTGCTTATAGAAACCACGTACAGCCCATAGGTATGGGTGTGGATCCTAGACGTGTTATGGCAGAATTATACGGAAAGGTTACTGGAACTTCTAAAGGTATGGGTGGATCCATGCACATTTTTTCTAAAGAACACCGTTTTTATGGAGGTCATGGTATTGTAGGAGGTCAAATTCCTTTAGGTGCCGGTATAGCATTTGGTGATAAATATCACGGAGTTGATGGTGTCACATTATGTTGTTTTGGTGATGGTGCTGCACGCCAAGGGTCGTTACATGAAACATTTAACTTGGCAATGCTTTGGAACCTTCCCGTAGTATTTGTTTGTGAAAACAACGGATATGCTATGGGAACATCTGTAGAACGTACGGCAAACCACACCGAAATTTGGAAATTAGGTTTAGGTTATAATATGCCATGTGGACCTGTTGATGGGATGAACCCTATAAAAGTAGCTGAAGCTTTTGACGAAGCTATTCAGCGTGCACGAAAAGGTGGCGGCCCCACTTTCTTAGAATTGAAAACATACCGTTATAGAGGTCATTCTATGAGTGATGCCCAACATTATAGAACGAAGGATGAGGTTGAAGAATATAAAAAAATCGACCCAATTACTCAAGTGAAAGATATTATTCTTGAAAAGAAATACGCAACCGAGGACGATATTAAAGTTATTGATAAACGTGTGAAAGATTTAGTTGCAGAATGTGAAAAATTTGCTGAAGAATCTCCATATCCAGAGACACAACAGCTTTACGATATGGTTTACGAACAAGAAGATTATCCATTTATTAAACACAAAATATAA
- the cdd gene encoding cytidine deaminase, protein MKEVKIASTLYVFENMEELPKEAFFLMQKAFEARDKAYAPYSNFHVGAAILLDNGEIITGSNQENASYPSGLCAERTAIYYAGSQYPNTKIVRMAISASSKNKPTLGPIPPCGACRQAIAEYEIKQKSPIEIYFMGETGNVAKSTSLANLLPLVFDKSVL, encoded by the coding sequence ATGAAGGAAGTAAAAATAGCATCTACATTATATGTTTTTGAAAATATGGAAGAACTTCCAAAAGAAGCCTTTTTTTTAATGCAAAAAGCCTTTGAAGCTAGAGATAAAGCCTATGCACCTTATTCAAACTTTCACGTTGGTGCAGCTATACTATTGGATAATGGAGAAATTATAACAGGCAGTAATCAAGAAAATGCTTCGTATCCGTCGGGTTTGTGTGCCGAACGTACCGCTATTTATTATGCCGGGTCTCAATATCCCAACACCAAAATTGTAAGAATGGCCATTTCGGCCTCTTCAAAAAACAAACCAACTTTAGGGCCTATTCCGCCATGTGGTGCTTGCAGGCAGGCTATTGCCGAATATGAAATAAAACAAAAGTCGCCAATCGAAATTTATTTTATGGGTGAAACAGGAAACGTGGCAAAATCAACATCGTTAGCGAACTTATTACCGCTTGTTTTCGATAAATCTGTATTATGA
- a CDS encoding DUF4242 domain-containing protein — translation MKTLKIFSVFILALAFINCANNEKSVADSLRDETTTQNQNMYVIEREIPGAGNLTSEELKAISQSSCGVLEKMGSEIKWLHSYVTGDKIYCVYTAPNEEMVLEHAKQGGFPANSVAKVATVIDPSTADDK, via the coding sequence ATGAAAACTTTAAAAATATTTTCTGTTTTTATATTGGCATTAGCTTTTATAAACTGTGCCAATAATGAAAAATCTGTTGCCGACTCATTAAGAGACGAAACAACTACTCAAAATCAAAACATGTATGTTATTGAACGCGAAATCCCTGGAGCAGGCAATTTAACTTCAGAAGAATTAAAAGCAATTTCACAAAGCTCATGTGGGGTACTGGAAAAAATGGGGTCTGAAATAAAATGGCTACATAGTTATGTTACAGGCGATAAAATTTACTGCGTATATACAGCACCTAATGAAGAAATGGTTTTAGAGCATGCGAAGCAAGGTGGTTTTCCAGCAAATTCAGTCGCAAAAGTTGCCACTGTCATTGATCCATCTACGGCTGATGACAAATAA
- a CDS encoding SDR family NAD(P)-dependent oxidoreductase has product MSKNVIITGTSRGIGFELVQLFAKAGYNVLALSRNKQPIEILKLKNVTSLSFDLSNKDAYKIIESFVKANWQQVDVLINNAGILINKPFSELSMDDFEAVYKTNVFGVAELTRILLPFTKKESHVVTISSMGGVQGSMKFPGLAAYSSSKGAVITLTELLAEEYKETGPSFNVLALGAVQTEMLEEAFPGYKASTSALEMAHYIFDFSLNGNKYYNGKLLQVSNSTP; this is encoded by the coding sequence ATGAGTAAAAACGTTATTATAACAGGAACAAGCAGGGGCATAGGTTTTGAGTTGGTACAACTTTTTGCAAAAGCAGGATATAACGTATTGGCGCTTTCGCGGAACAAGCAACCCATTGAAATCCTTAAATTGAAAAATGTAACATCTTTGTCGTTCGATTTAAGCAATAAAGACGCTTATAAAATAATAGAAAGCTTTGTTAAAGCGAATTGGCAACAGGTGGATGTTTTAATAAACAATGCAGGAATTCTTATCAATAAACCCTTTTCAGAATTATCTATGGATGATTTTGAAGCTGTTTATAAAACCAATGTGTTTGGGGTTGCCGAATTAACGCGCATCCTATTGCCTTTTACAAAAAAAGAAAGTCATGTAGTAACCATCAGTTCGATGGGTGGTGTACAGGGTAGTATGAAGTTTCCAGGGTTGGCTGCATACAGTTCAAGTAAAGGAGCCGTAATAACCTTAACAGAGTTATTAGCCGAAGAATATAAAGAAACGGGGCCAAGTTTTAACGTATTGGCTCTAGGTGCGGTACAAACCGAAATGCTAGAAGAAGCATTTCCAGGTTATAAAGCATCAACTTCAGCGTTAGAAATGGCACACTATATTTTTGATTTTTCGCTTAATGGGAATAAATATTATAATGGGAAGCTATTGCAGGTTTCTAATTCTACGCCTTAA
- a CDS encoding FAD-binding oxidoreductase, with the protein MKNQVKNLDPSLIEAFSSKLRGKIIMPKDVNYDETRKVYNGMINKHPGMFVMCVDVADVMASVNFGRENNLLIAVRGGGHNGGGLGLCDDGLVIDLSGIKFIRIDTSDNTVRVGGGNLWGEVDHATHPFGLAVPAGIISTTGVGGLTLGGGIGHLSRKYGLTIDNLLEADMVLADGSFVTVNKNQNADLFWAIRGGGGNFGIVTSFKFQAHKVKNVIGGPTLWPIERTEEIMAWYHEFINNAPDELNGFIATMIIPGSPFPDFLHGNQYCGIVWCYTGSQEAFNKLIKPAMDLNPVFEHVGEMPYPSIQTLFDGLMPPGLQWYWRADFFNELGPEVSAQHLKFGSSIPTPLSQMHLYPISGAASRIGAEETPWAYRDAKYAGVIVGVSPEPKDADKITNWCKEYWEALHPYSSGGAYSNFMMDEGQERIKASYRHNYERLSKIKRKYDTNNLFNVNQNIKPA; encoded by the coding sequence ATGAAAAATCAAGTTAAGAATTTAGACCCTTCACTTATTGAAGCCTTTTCATCAAAATTGAGAGGAAAGATTATCATGCCCAAAGATGTTAACTATGATGAAACACGAAAGGTTTACAATGGCATGATAAATAAACACCCAGGCATGTTTGTGATGTGCGTAGATGTAGCCGACGTTATGGCTTCTGTAAACTTTGGTCGGGAAAACAATCTATTAATTGCCGTAAGAGGCGGTGGCCATAATGGCGGCGGATTGGGTTTATGTGACGATGGATTGGTAATAGATTTATCGGGAATAAAATTTATTCGCATAGACACATCAGACAATACCGTAAGGGTTGGCGGCGGAAACCTTTGGGGCGAAGTAGATCATGCAACACACCCTTTTGGCTTAGCAGTTCCTGCTGGCATAATTTCCACTACAGGTGTGGGCGGATTAACCCTTGGTGGTGGTATTGGCCATTTATCACGAAAATACGGACTAACAATAGATAACCTTTTAGAAGCTGATATGGTTCTAGCCGATGGCTCTTTTGTTACGGTTAATAAAAACCAAAATGCCGATTTATTTTGGGCAATTCGTGGTGGAGGCGGAAATTTTGGTATTGTTACTTCTTTTAAATTTCAAGCCCATAAAGTTAAAAATGTTATTGGCGGTCCCACTTTATGGCCTATAGAACGGACTGAAGAAATTATGGCATGGTACCATGAATTCATTAATAACGCTCCAGACGAGTTAAATGGATTTATAGCCACCATGATTATTCCTGGCTCTCCATTTCCCGATTTTTTACACGGAAATCAATATTGTGGTATTGTATGGTGTTATACTGGTAGTCAGGAAGCATTCAACAAACTAATAAAACCTGCCATGGATTTAAATCCTGTTTTTGAACATGTAGGAGAAATGCCTTACCCTTCTATACAAACCCTCTTCGATGGCTTAATGCCTCCTGGGTTGCAATGGTACTGGCGTGCCGATTTTTTTAATGAATTAGGTCCAGAAGTTAGTGCACAGCATTTAAAATTTGGATCTAGCATTCCAACACCGCTATCACAAATGCATTTATACCCCATTAGTGGAGCAGCAAGTCGTATTGGCGCAGAAGAAACCCCTTGGGCATATCGGGATGCAAAATATGCAGGCGTTATTGTAGGTGTATCACCAGAACCAAAAGATGCAGATAAAATCACTAATTGGTGTAAAGAGTATTGGGAAGCATTGCATCCCTACTCATCTGGCGGTGCCTATTCAAACTTTATGATGGATGAAGGGCAAGAGCGTATAAAAGCTAGCTATAGACACAATTATGAGCGACTTTCAAAAATTAAAAGAAAGTATGACACTAACAATTTGTTTAATGTGAATCAGAATATCAAACCTGCCTAG
- a CDS encoding cupin domain-containing protein: protein METTKFKFIYSCLIVFVLNGLSLCAQTAATVNSEMSIANTIDDADLIWHKAPDFFPNCSFTILNGDISKPNLDLFFKIEPNTDVISHTHNSPERMVLITGELEVTYEGEAPRIIKAGSYLYGPAGKPHKAKCLDSGPCVLFIALVAPFDANPTE, encoded by the coding sequence ATGGAAACTACAAAATTTAAATTTATCTACTCCTGTTTAATTGTTTTTGTGCTCAATGGCCTTAGCCTTTGTGCCCAAACAGCAGCAACGGTCAATTCAGAAATGTCAATTGCAAATACTATTGATGATGCCGATCTTATATGGCATAAGGCTCCAGATTTTTTTCCTAATTGCTCTTTTACTATTTTAAATGGAGATATCTCTAAACCCAACTTAGATTTGTTCTTTAAAATAGAACCTAATACCGACGTTATTAGTCATACCCATAATTCACCCGAACGAATGGTACTGATTACAGGGGAACTTGAAGTAACTTATGAAGGTGAGGCACCGCGAATAATAAAAGCAGGGAGCTATCTATATGGTCCTGCAGGCAAACCTCACAAAGCAAAATGCCTAGACAGCGGTCCCTGCGTACTATTTATAGCTCTAGTTGCTCCTTTTGATGCGAATCCAACTGAATAA
- a CDS encoding pyruvate dehydrogenase complex dihydrolipoamide acetyltransferase codes for MAEIINMPRLSDTMEEGTVATWLKKVGDKISEGDILAEIETDKATMEFESFHEGTLLHIGVQEGETTKVDELLAIIGEAGEDISGLLKGGSASKSDAAPETKEVTKEKETNSEPASETDSEPVEEKAEAPASEELPEGVVVVTMPRLSDTMEEGTVATWLKKEGDKVSEGDILAEIETDKATMEFESFQSGTLLHIGLQEGESAKVDSLLAIIGPAGTDVSGVAANFSTSKPAAKKEEAPKQEKKEEAPEEAKAEAPKKEAKAAKPVATTSTNGRLFVSPLAKKIAEEKGINLSQVKGSGENGRIVKSDIENYTPSAAASLGKFVPVGQEDFEEVPNSQMRKAIAKALTNSKFSAPHYYLNVEFDMENAIAFRTQFNTIPDTKISYNDIVVKACALALKQHPQVNSQWFADKMRLNNHVHIGVAVAVPDGLVVPVVKFANEQSLPQIGAAVKDLAGKARNKKLTPQEMEGSTFTVSNLGMFGIDTFTSIINQPNSAILSVGNIVEKPVVKNGQIVVGNTMKLSLACDHRTIDGATGAQFLQTLKGYIENPVTMLV; via the coding sequence ATGGCAGAAATTATAAATATGCCGCGTTTAAGCGATACGATGGAAGAAGGAACTGTTGCCACTTGGTTGAAAAAAGTAGGTGACAAAATAAGTGAAGGCGATATTTTAGCTGAAATCGAGACTGATAAAGCGACTATGGAGTTTGAATCGTTCCATGAAGGTACGTTGCTTCATATAGGTGTTCAAGAAGGAGAAACAACTAAGGTCGATGAGCTTTTAGCCATTATTGGAGAAGCTGGCGAAGATATTTCTGGTTTATTAAAAGGGGGAAGCGCTTCAAAATCTGATGCTGCTCCTGAAACGAAAGAAGTAACCAAAGAAAAAGAAACTAATTCAGAACCTGCTTCAGAAACCGATTCAGAACCTGTTGAAGAAAAAGCAGAAGCTCCAGCTAGTGAAGAATTACCTGAAGGCGTTGTTGTTGTAACGATGCCACGTCTAAGCGATACCATGGAAGAAGGTACCGTTGCAACATGGCTTAAAAAAGAAGGCGATAAAGTTTCTGAAGGTGATATTTTAGCAGAAATTGAAACCGATAAAGCCACCATGGAATTTGAATCATTCCAATCCGGTACTTTATTACATATAGGATTACAAGAAGGAGAATCTGCAAAAGTAGATTCGTTACTAGCGATAATAGGTCCTGCAGGAACAGATGTTTCTGGAGTTGCAGCTAATTTCTCAACATCAAAACCTGCAGCTAAAAAAGAAGAAGCTCCAAAACAGGAAAAGAAAGAAGAAGCTCCTGAAGAAGCAAAAGCTGAGGCTCCTAAAAAAGAAGCTAAAGCAGCTAAGCCTGTTGCCACAACTTCTACTAATGGACGTTTATTTGTTTCACCTTTAGCTAAAAAAATAGCGGAAGAGAAAGGTATTAATCTATCGCAAGTGAAAGGTTCTGGTGAAAACGGACGTATTGTAAAAAGTGATATAGAAAATTATACGCCTTCTGCGGCAGCATCCCTTGGTAAATTTGTACCAGTAGGCCAAGAAGATTTTGAAGAGGTTCCAAACTCACAGATGCGTAAAGCTATTGCAAAAGCATTAACAAATTCTAAGTTTTCAGCACCTCACTATTATTTAAACGTCGAGTTTGATATGGAAAATGCCATAGCATTCCGAACACAATTCAATACCATTCCAGATACTAAAATATCTTATAATGATATCGTTGTTAAAGCATGTGCTTTAGCGCTAAAACAGCATCCACAAGTAAATTCACAATGGTTTGCAGATAAAATGCGTTTAAATAACCACGTACATATTGGTGTAGCAGTAGCTGTTCCAGACGGGTTGGTAGTGCCTGTAGTTAAGTTTGCAAACGAACAAAGTTTGCCACAAATTGGTGCAGCAGTTAAAGATCTTGCAGGAAAAGCTAGAAACAAAAAACTAACCCCTCAAGAAATGGAAGGTAGTACGTTTACGGTTTCAAACTTAGGCATGTTCGGTATCGATACGTTTACGTCTATTATCAACCAACCAAATTCAGCAATCCTTTCTGTTGGAAATATTGTTGAAAAGCCAGTGGTTAAAAACGGACAAATAGTTGTTGGAAATACGATGAAATTGTCTTTAGCTTGCGACCACAGAACGATTGACGGTGCAACGGGTGCTCAGTTCCTTCAAACCTTGAAAGGATATATTGAGAATCCTGTAACCATGTTGGTATAA
- a CDS encoding nickel-binding protein → MPIYMDRHDIPEEITAEHVALMHQEDLKVQHLYGCKGMTYWCDEDRRTAFCLIEAPNEKAIEDMHNNAHGEVPHRIIEVNKTIVESFLGRIEDPEKSQNTELNIINDPAFRVIMLIETSDYLHRLEGNQFSLFTQKFHNSVTKSFKQFKGCIVKQNNSSYLVSFVSVSDAILCALKIQYNFKYITTKYDTSMRTLNMGISSGVPVTNKDSFFEETITLATRLCEIVNDQIVITSEIKSLYESENRNQFINKEHIRSINKNEEKFLTDLMDFVATIWNKPDFNVNDFSTTLGYSKSQLNRKLKSLTGKSPNNFIVDYKLQKALKALHDQQGNISEIAFETGFNSPAYFSTCFKNKFGMLPSQYLQQHVV, encoded by the coding sequence ATGCCAATATACATGGATCGCCATGACATACCGGAAGAAATCACCGCCGAACATGTCGCTCTAATGCATCAAGAAGATTTAAAAGTGCAACATTTATATGGATGTAAAGGCATGACATATTGGTGTGATGAAGATAGAAGAACCGCATTTTGTTTAATTGAAGCACCAAATGAGAAGGCCATTGAAGACATGCACAATAATGCTCATGGTGAAGTGCCTCATAGAATTATAGAAGTAAACAAAACGATCGTAGAGTCTTTTTTAGGACGTATTGAAGATCCTGAAAAATCACAAAACACTGAGTTAAACATTATTAACGACCCTGCATTTAGGGTTATTATGCTTATTGAAACCAGCGATTATTTGCACAGACTAGAAGGAAATCAGTTTAGTTTGTTCACACAGAAATTCCACAACAGCGTTACAAAGTCATTTAAACAATTTAAAGGATGTATTGTAAAACAAAATAATAGCAGCTATTTGGTTTCTTTTGTATCGGTTTCTGATGCTATTTTATGTGCTTTAAAAATTCAGTATAATTTCAAATACATAACCACAAAATACGACACTTCAATGAGAACACTAAACATGGGGATTAGCTCTGGAGTTCCTGTTACCAATAAAGATTCCTTTTTTGAAGAAACCATAACATTAGCTACACGGTTGTGTGAAATTGTTAATGACCAAATAGTTATTACTTCTGAAATAAAATCACTCTACGAAAGTGAGAATAGAAATCAATTCATTAATAAAGAACATATAAGATCGATAAATAAAAATGAAGAAAAATTCTTAACGGATTTGATGGATTTTGTAGCAACTATTTGGAATAAACCAGATTTTAATGTTAACGATTTTAGTACAACATTGGGTTATAGCAAATCGCAACTTAATAGAAAACTAAAAAGCCTTACAGGAAAATCACCAAACAACTTTATTGTGGATTATAAGCTACAAAAAGCACTTAAAGCACTGCACGATCAACAAGGAAACATCTCAGAAATTGCTTTTGAAACCGGATTTAATAGTCCTGCTTATTTTTCTACTTGCTTCAAAAATAAATTTGGAATGCTACCTTCGCAATACCTTCAGCAACATGTGGTTTAA
- a CDS encoding M28 family peptidase — protein MKNVIFFLVLIIVVGCKSPIVTVNSEDSNKNVIPKSSKGDIAMAPSSKAINNYLATSEELEEIVTYLASDDLKGRDTGSEGIEKAAVYIETILQENNIKPYFKTYRDSFNLKGAHAYNIVGFIEGNDTALKNEIVIIGAHYDHIGSVKKVNNDSIANGANDNAAGTSGVLEIAEYFATTKSNKRSIMIALFSAEEKGLKGSEHLAEKLKAENIDLYTMLNFEMIGVPFKDRPYDAFVTGYELSNMSAKINAYTNSNLTGFSEVSKKYDLFKHSDNYAFYQAFKLPCQTISSCDLSNYDYYHHVDDEADKLDYNHMAGLINKMIPAIETICNTPTKEIRMNNE, from the coding sequence ATGAAAAATGTAATTTTCTTTTTAGTATTAATAATCGTTGTCGGTTGTAAATCACCAATAGTCACCGTCAACAGTGAGGATTCAAATAAAAACGTCATTCCAAAATCTTCAAAAGGAGATATTGCTATGGCACCTTCTTCAAAAGCCATAAATAATTATTTAGCAACAAGTGAAGAACTTGAGGAAATAGTCACTTATTTGGCATCCGATGACTTAAAAGGAAGAGATACAGGTTCTGAAGGCATTGAAAAAGCGGCAGTTTATATAGAGACCATTCTTCAGGAAAACAATATAAAACCCTATTTTAAAACCTATAGAGACAGCTTTAATTTAAAAGGGGCGCATGCCTATAATATTGTTGGTTTTATTGAAGGCAACGATACAGCTCTTAAAAACGAGATTGTTATTATTGGTGCGCATTACGACCACATTGGTTCAGTAAAAAAAGTGAATAATGATAGTATTGCTAATGGAGCTAACGATAATGCCGCGGGAACCAGTGGGGTTTTGGAAATTGCGGAATATTTTGCAACTACAAAAAGCAATAAACGAAGCATCATGATTGCTTTATTTTCTGCGGAAGAAAAAGGACTTAAAGGTTCGGAGCATTTGGCTGAAAAGTTGAAAGCTGAAAATATTGATTTGTACACCATGCTGAATTTTGAAATGATTGGTGTGCCATTTAAAGATAGGCCTTATGATGCTTTTGTAACAGGGTATGAGCTGTCTAATATGTCTGCTAAAATAAACGCATACACCAATTCCAATCTCACTGGGTTTTCTGAAGTATCAAAAAAGTACGATTTGTTTAAGCATTCCGATAATTATGCGTTTTATCAAGCGTTTAAATTGCCTTGTCAAACCATTTCTAGTTGTGATTTATCAAACTATGATTATTACCACCATGTAGATGACGAAGCCGATAAATTGGATTATAACCACATGGCGGGTTTAATAAATAAGATGATTCCAGCGATCGAAACCATATGCAATACACCAACCAAAGAAATAAGAATGAACAATGAGTAA
- a CDS encoding group I truncated hemoglobin, whose product MTKTLFERLGGRNGISNIVDDTVENHMNNPEVNARFLPFKDRPEHLAIIKQHTIDFFSAGSGGPATYKGKDMVTAHTGMNISPTEYMHVVDDIFAALDKNGIDEDSKKDVLSVLWSLKGMIISK is encoded by the coding sequence ATGACTAAAACACTTTTTGAACGCTTAGGAGGTAGAAATGGAATATCCAACATCGTTGACGATACCGTTGAAAACCACATGAACAACCCTGAAGTTAATGCCCGGTTTCTTCCTTTTAAAGATAGACCCGAACATTTAGCCATCATAAAACAACACACCATCGATTTTTTTAGTGCAGGCAGTGGTGGACCAGCAACATATAAAGGGAAAGATATGGTAACCGCTCATACAGGTATGAATATTAGCCCTACTGAATATATGCATGTGGTAGATGATATTTTTGCTGCTTTAGATAAAAACGGTATTGATGAAGACTCAAAAAAAGATGTTCTTTCCGTTTTATGGTCTTTAAAGGGCATGATAATTTCTAAATAA
- a CDS encoding HAD family hydrolase: MSKYKCIIFDCDGVLVDSEPISIQVLVDMANSYGANIDLAYGIKHFKGSFFDACKNKIAQLTNTPIPSSFQEDYRKQSFEAFKKNMQPIKGVQSVLNNLSVPFCVASSGPEDKIRLNLGLAGLLPYFENKIFSCYAINKWKPDPAVFLWAAETMGFKPSDCLVIEDSLSGVWAAKNGGFDVFGFTAYDYNNELEKEATKTFSSMDLLLELI, from the coding sequence ATGAGCAAATACAAGTGCATAATTTTCGATTGCGATGGCGTTTTGGTAGATAGTGAACCTATAAGCATTCAAGTATTGGTAGATATGGCAAATAGCTACGGTGCTAATATAGATTTAGCTTATGGCATAAAACACTTTAAAGGCAGTTTTTTTGATGCCTGTAAAAACAAAATAGCCCAATTAACCAACACGCCAATACCCAGTTCGTTTCAAGAAGATTACAGAAAACAAAGTTTTGAAGCTTTTAAAAAAAATATGCAACCCATTAAAGGTGTGCAATCCGTGCTGAATAATTTAAGTGTCCCTTTTTGTGTAGCCTCCAGTGGACCCGAAGACAAAATAAGGCTTAATTTAGGGTTGGCGGGTTTGTTGCCCTATTTTGAAAACAAAATTTTTAGTTGTTACGCTATTAATAAATGGAAACCAGACCCAGCCGTGTTTTTATGGGCCGCCGAAACTATGGGGTTTAAACCAAGTGACTGTTTGGTTATTGAAGACAGTTTATCTGGGGTATGGGCGGCTAAAAATGGTGGTTTTGATGTGTTTGGTTTTACAGCATACGATTATAACAATGAGTTGGAAAAAGAGGCTACCAAAACTTTTAGTAGTATGGATTTACTATTGGAGTTGATTTAG